Proteins from a genomic interval of Anolis sagrei isolate rAnoSag1 chromosome 1, rAnoSag1.mat, whole genome shotgun sequence:
- the SPRTN gene encoding DNA-dependent metalloprotease SPRTN gives MRRDLKAEGSTKGCAPMDGDFLLALRLQEEWNAEEGGRARASLKAGPAFTSPARPLSLVDESWELLDPSPDVRGLFLQFNQSLFWGALEAVEVKWSPRMTLCAGVCCYEGRGGMCSIRLSEPLLKLRPRKDLVETLLHEMIHALLFVTYNDKDHDSHGPEFCKHMDRINRLTGTNITVYHNFHNEVDFYRQHWWRCNGPCQKRTPYFGYVKRAMNRAPSANDYWWSEHQQTCGGTFIKIKEPENYSKKDKEKNSLSVSQAEVPAKGKVFTGTTNGMNTQSIIPFSGKGYVLGGKTDMTSSKKATSPSNNKRSRYHSPSDLSRLNPKNEDNFSFTNVSPSFSSIGDKNNFASRLVLPKVSVANKKVYRNVNGSPIKNIQLTERRSNSSFTNDTSELLSKETPEKSIFQPSTSTPKSYITSHRNDSPQNGGTSKRARMEDTTAFENYFIKKKPLVKSEAEPADIKSVTPSVSDQKRKVCCPVCQSEVLETKINEHLDNCL, from the exons ATGCGCCGGGATTTGAAGGCGGAGGGCTCAACGAAAGGCTGTGCTCCAATGGACGGCGACTTCTTGCTGGCGCTGCGGCTCCAAGAGGAGTGGAACGCGGAGGAGGGCGGCCGCGCACGGGCCTCCCTCAAGGCCGGCCCAGCCTTCACCTCGCCGGCACGGCCGCTGTCGCTGGTGGACGAGAGCTGGGAGCTGCTGGATCCCAGCCCGGACGTGCGAGGCCTCTTCCTGCAGTTCAACCAGAGCCTCTTTTGGGGGGCCCTGGAGGCCGTGGAGGTGAAGTGGAGCCCCCGCATGACGCT ATGTGCAGGAGTTTGCTGCTATGAAGGCCGTGGTGGAATGTGCTCCATTCGACTTAGTGAGCCCCTTCTAAAGCTGCGACCGAGAAAGGATCTTGTAGAG acTCTTTTACATGAAATGATTCATGCTCTGTTGTTTGTCACTTATAATGACAAAGATCACGATTCTCATGGCCCGGAGTTCTGCAAACACATGGATCGGATAAATCGCTTAACTGGCACAAATATTACG GTCTATCATAATTTTCACAATGAGGTGGATTTCTATCGCCAGCACTGGTGGCGCTGCAATGGCCCTTGTCAAAAAAGAACACCATATTTTGGCTATGTGAAGCGTGCAATGAACAGAGCACCATCTGCAAATGACTACTGGTGGTCTGAGCATCAACAGACTTGTGGAGGCACATTTATAAAGATCAAGGAACCAGAGAACTActcaaagaaagacaaagaaaagaaCAGTCTGTCAGTCAGTCAAGCAGAAGTCCCAGCCAAAGGCAAAG tttTTACAGGAACAACTAATGGAATGAACACACAAAGCATAATTCCTTTTAGTGGAAAAGGATATGTCCTTGGAGGGAAAACTGATATGACATCATCAAAGAAAGCCACAAgtcccagcaacaacaagaggTCACGGTATCATTCACCATCTGATTTGTCTAGACTAAATCCTAAAAACGAAGATAACTTTTCCTTTACCAATGTTTCCCCTTCATTTTCTTCCATTGGagacaaaaataattttgcttCTAGACTCGTGCTTCCTAAAGTTTCAGTTGCTAACAAAAAAGTTTACAGGAATGTTAATGGATCCCCAATTAAAAATATCCAGTTAACTGAAAGAAGATCTAATTCAAGCTTTACAAATGATACATCAGAGCTACTGTCAAAGGAAACAccagaaaaaagtatttttcaaCCATCTACTTCAACACCTAAATCTTACATTACATCCCATAGAAATGACAGCCCACAAAATGGTGGAACATCAAAAAGGGCAAGAATGGAAGACACAActgcctttgaaaactatttTATAAAGAAAAAGCCTTTGGTGAAAAGCGAGGCTGAACCAGCAGACATAAAAAGTGTGACGCCTTCTGTCAGTGATCAAAAGAGAAAGGTTTGCTGCCCTGTCTGCCAATCTGAGGTTTTGGAAACAAAAATTAATGAACATTTAGACAACTGCCTCTGA
- the EXOC8 gene encoding exocyst complex component 8 gives MALSLGEVAPGGGGGGGAGGSRLRRQLESGSYAAEEYVKQLSQQSDGDRDLQEHRQRIQALSEETAQSLKRNVYQNYRQFIETAREISYLESEMYQLSHILTEQKGILEAVTQALLLLQADRDDRAAGAASSDPHANPFLPLSAKEAAASEEGRQRTLTTLLEKVEGCRDLLPESPGKYLVYNGDLVEYDADHMVQIQKVHAFLMNDCLLVAAWLPNRRGTYRYDALYPLDGLAVVNVKDNPPMKDMFKLLMFPESRIFQAENAKIKKEWLEVLEETKRSRVLSEKRRLEQEVPAARAPPPAPPEATNPFDEDEEESGEGGTPEEEVVDLSLEWIQELPEDLDVCIAQRDFEGAVDLLDKLNEYLGDKPLTQPVRELRAKVDERIRQLTDVLVFELSPDRSLRGGPRATRRAVSQLIRLGQSTKACELFLRNREAAVHTAIRQLRIEGATLLYIHKLCHVFFTSLLETAKEFETDFAGNSGCYSAFVVWARSAMRMFVDAFSKQVFDSKESLSTAAECVKVAKEHCKQLSEIGLDLTFIIHTLLVKDIKGALQSYKDIIIEATKHRNSEEMWRKMNLMTPEALGKLREEMRSCGVTNFDQYTGDDCWVNLSYTVVAFTKQTMAFLEEALKLYFPELHMVLLESLLEIIFVAVQHVDYSLRCEQDPEKKTFIRQNASFLYETVLPVVEKRFEEGVGKPAKQLHDLRNASRLMRVNPESTTSVV, from the exons ATGGCGCTGTCTCTGGGTGAGGTGGCtccgggcggcggcggcggaggaggagcgGGAGGGAGCCGCTTGAGGCGGCAGCTGGAGTCCGGGAGCTACGCGGCCGAGGAGTACGTGAAGCAGCTCTCGCAGCAGTCGGACGGCGACCGGGACTTGCAGGAGCACCGCCAGCGCATCCAGGCCCTGAGCGAGGAGACGGCGCAGAGCCTGAAGCGCAACGTCTACCAGAACTACCGGCAGTTCATCGAGACGGCGCGCGAGATCAGCTACCTGGAGAGCGAGATGTACCAGCTCAGCCACATCCTCACCGAGCAGAAGGGCATCCTGGAGGCCGTCACCCAGGCGTTGCTGCTCCTCCAGGCCGACCGCGACGACAGAGCCGCCGGGGCTGCCTCCTCGGACCCGCACGCCAACCCCTTCCTGCCCCTCTCCGCCAAGGAGGCGGCAGCCAGCGAGGAGGGCCGCCAGCGCACCCTGACCACCCTCCTGGAGAAGGTGGAGGGCTGCCGCGACCTGCTTCCGGAGAGCCCCGGCAAGTACCTGGTATACAACGGGGACCTGGTGGAGTACGACGCCGACCACATGGTCCAGATTCAGAAGGTGCACGCCTTCCTGATGAACGACTGCCTGCTGGTGGCGGCCTGGCTGCCCAACCGCCGGGGCACTTACCGTTACGACGCCCTCTACCCACTGGACGGCCTGGCCGTCGTCAATGTCAAGGATAACCCGCCCATGAAGGACATGTTCAAGCTGCTCATGTTCCCCGAGAGCCGCATCTTCCAGGCCGAGAACGCTAAGATCAAGAAAGAGTGGCTGGAGGTGCTGGAGGAGACCAAGAGGAGCCGCGTGCTGAGCGAGAAGCGGAGGCTGGAACAGGAGGTGCCGGCAGCCCGTGCGCCTCCCCCAGCCCCTCCAGAGGCTACCAACCCCTTcgatgaggatgaggaggaaagTGGGGAAGGGGGGACCCCAGAGGAAGAAGTGGTGGATCTCTCCCTGGAGTGGATTCAGGAGTtgcctgaagacttggatgtctGCATCGCTCAGAGAGACTTCGAAGGGGCGGTTGACTTGCTGGATAAGCTGAATGAGTATCTAGGGGATAAGCCCTTGACACAACCAGTCAGGGAGTTACGAGCAAAAGTGGATGAGAGAATCAGGCAGCTCACCGACGTGCTTGTGTTTGAGCTTTCTCCAGATAGGTCACTTCGAGGTGGGCCCAGAGCAACCCGTCGTGCTGTTTCTCAGCTCATCCGGTTGGGCCAGTCAACCAAGGCGTGCGAACTTTTCCTGCGGAACAGGGAAGCGGCCGTTCACACAGCCATCCGACAGTTGCGCATTGAAGGTGCCACTCTGCTGTACATTCACAAGCTGTGCCATGTCTTCTTCACCAGCCTGCTAGAGACCGCAAAGGAGTTTGAGACGGACTTTGCTGGCAACAGTGGGTGCTATTCGGCTTTTGTTGTCTGGGCTCGATCAGCAATGAGGATGTTTGTGGATGCGTTTAGCAAGCAGGTGTTTGACAGTAAGGAGAGCTTATCTACTGCTGCTGAGTGTGTAAAG GTGGCAAAAGAACACTGCAAGCAACTCAGTGAGATTGGCCTGGACCTGACTTTCATCATTCACACCCTATTAGTGAAAGATATCAAAGGTGCTTTGCAAAGCTACAAAGACATCATCATTGAGGCCACAAAGCACCGCAACTCTGAAGAGATGTGGAGGAAAATGAACCTAATGACACCAGAAGCTTTAGGGAAGCTTCGAGAAGAAATGAGGAGCTGTGGAGTCACCAATTTTGACCAGTACACTGGTGATGATTGCTGGGTGAACCTAAGCTACACAGTTGTGGCTTTCACCAAACAGACCATGGCTTTCTTGGAGGAGGCTCTCAAACTCTACTTCCCAGAGTTGCACATGGTTCTGTTGGAAAGTTTGTTGGAGATCATCTTTGTGGCTGTCCAGCATGTTGATTACAGTTTACGCTGTGAACAAGACCCTGAAAAGAAGACATTCATTAGACAGAATGCCTCTTTTCTTTATGAAACTGTTCTTCCTGTGGTGGAAAAGCGGTTTGAAGAAGGAGTTGGAAAGCCAGCTAAGCAGCTGCATGATCTGAGGAATGCTTCAAGACTAATGCGTGTGAATCCTGAAAGTACTACTTCTGTGGTGTGA